The following are encoded in a window of Sutcliffiella horikoshii genomic DNA:
- a CDS encoding DUF350 domain-containing protein — MSAFWENDLVRTAANFSVVVLCLVLFLAIFELVTKYKNMEEIKKGNFAVAMATGGKILGIANIFRYSISDHDSLLTMIGWGAAGFVLLLFAYFIFEFLTPSFNIDEEIRNGNRAVGFISFVISVGLSFIIGASIG; from the coding sequence ATGTCTGCTTTTTGGGAAAATGACTTAGTTAGAACGGCTGCCAATTTTAGTGTGGTTGTTCTATGTCTTGTATTGTTTCTGGCTATTTTTGAACTAGTGACAAAGTATAAAAATATGGAAGAAATTAAAAAAGGTAATTTTGCAGTTGCAATGGCAACAGGCGGGAAAATACTCGGTATTGCTAACATTTTCAGGTATTCTATCAGTGATCATGATTCGTTGTTGACGATGATCGGCTGGGGAGCGGCTGGGTTTGTCTTGTTGTTGTTTGCTTACTTTATCTTTGAGTTTTTAACGCCAAGCTTTAACATTGATGAGGAAATACGAAATGGAAATCGGGCCGTCGGATTTATTTCTTTTGTCATTTCTGTAGGGTTATCGTTTATTATCGGGGCAAGTATTGGATAA
- a CDS encoding TetR/AcrR family transcriptional regulator produces the protein MKQQKPKYKQIIDAAVIVIAENGYHQAQVSKIAKQAGVADGTIYLYFKNKEDILISLFQEKMGLFVEKIRQEIAGKSTSTEKLLTLIEKHFSMLAEDHHLAIVTQLELRQSNLELRLKINEVLKGYLHVVDEILLAGTQNGELRSDLDVRLARQMVFGTIDETITTWVMNDQKYDLTSIAPRVHELLIKGFGATP, from the coding sequence TTGAAACAACAAAAGCCTAAATATAAACAAATAATAGATGCTGCAGTAATCGTCATAGCAGAAAACGGCTACCACCAGGCACAGGTTTCCAAGATCGCCAAACAAGCCGGAGTAGCAGACGGGACCATCTATCTTTATTTTAAAAATAAGGAAGACATTCTTATTTCACTGTTTCAGGAAAAAATGGGACTCTTCGTCGAAAAGATTCGCCAAGAAATTGCAGGAAAATCGACATCAACAGAGAAATTATTAACGTTGATAGAAAAACACTTTTCCATGCTTGCTGAAGACCACCATCTTGCCATCGTTACGCAGTTGGAATTAAGGCAATCCAATTTAGAGCTCCGTTTAAAGATTAACGAGGTGCTAAAAGGGTATCTACATGTTGTGGATGAAATTTTACTGGCTGGTACCCAGAATGGTGAGCTTCGTTCCGACTTAGATGTCCGCCTTGCAAGGCAAATGGTATTCGGTACGATTGATGAAACAATCACCACGTGGGTTATGAATGACCAAAAGTATGACCTAACATCCATTGCACCAAGAGTACACGAATTATTAATCAAAGGGTTTGGAGCTACCCCTTAA
- a CDS encoding cation:proton antiporter regulatory subunit → MQFKTTELPGIGKKLSFVTAEGNMVVLVVHHSGKREMYFFEDPDQDEADFSISLTSDETRELGAQLLGAIYQPVDMDKMKIFKKQIIIEWIEVKKGSSLIGKSIGESKIRTKTGASIIGIVKGEDNIAVPDVDIKLHEADVLMVCGKQAQIEKLTKLCGGGTAT, encoded by the coding sequence ATGCAATTTAAGACTACGGAACTACCGGGGATTGGGAAGAAGCTATCATTTGTTACGGCTGAAGGAAATATGGTGGTTTTGGTTGTGCACCACTCGGGGAAACGAGAGATGTATTTTTTTGAAGACCCTGATCAAGATGAAGCAGATTTCTCCATTTCCTTGACCTCAGACGAAACAAGGGAACTTGGGGCTCAGCTGCTGGGTGCTATCTATCAACCTGTAGATATGGATAAAATGAAAATATTTAAGAAACAAATCATCATTGAGTGGATTGAAGTGAAAAAAGGTTCCTCTTTAATTGGAAAATCCATCGGAGAATCGAAAATAAGAACCAAAACAGGGGCATCCATTATTGGTATTGTAAAGGGTGAAGATAACATCGCTGTACCGGACGTTGATATAAAGCTCCATGAAGCGGATGTGCTGATGGTTTGTGGCAAACAAGCGCAAATTGAAAAACTCACCAAGCTTTGCGGGGGAGGGACTGCTACCTGA
- a CDS encoding long-chain-fatty-acid--CoA ligase — protein MEQVVNKPWLSLYPEEIPHEINFEERTLQSYLKQAAEEYPTKTAISFLGKKLTFEEVYDQSLKLANYLKELGIEKGDRVSIMLPNCPQAVISYYGVLLAGGIVVQTNPLYMERELEYQVNDSGSEIIITLDILYPRVSKVKALTKLKHVIVTGIKDYLPFPKNMLYPFVQKKQYGIVVKVEHSGQNHLFTEIIKQSEAQTIDVAINPNEDLALLQYTGGTTGFPKGVMLTHMNLVSNTMMSVKWMYKCKKAQEKVIGILPFFHVYGMTAVMNLSIMQAFEMVLLPKFDPETTLKAIQKEKPTLFPGAPTIYIALLNHPDIKKYDLSSIDSCISGSAALPVEVQEQFERVTGGKLVEGYGLSEASPVTHANFLWDERVSGSIGIPWPNTESVILSMENGELAPTGEIGEIAVRGPQIMKGYWNRKEETEAVLKDGWLLTGDLGYMDERGYFYVVDRKKDMIIAGGFNIYPREIEEVLYEHEEIQEVVVAGIPDAYRGETVKAYIVKKAGSKLTEEELDQYTRKHLAAYKVPRYYEFRDELPKTAVGKILRRALVEEEKQKIAK, from the coding sequence ATGGAGCAAGTAGTGAATAAGCCGTGGCTATCACTTTATCCAGAAGAAATACCTCATGAGATCAACTTCGAAGAGCGAACACTGCAGTCTTATTTGAAACAAGCGGCGGAAGAGTATCCAACCAAAACGGCTATCAGCTTCCTCGGCAAAAAGTTAACATTTGAAGAAGTGTATGATCAATCTTTAAAACTGGCAAACTACTTAAAAGAACTTGGAATTGAAAAAGGCGACAGAGTGTCTATCATGCTCCCGAACTGCCCTCAGGCTGTTATCAGCTATTATGGCGTTCTTTTAGCGGGCGGAATTGTGGTGCAAACCAATCCACTATACATGGAACGTGAACTCGAATACCAAGTCAATGACTCCGGCTCCGAAATCATCATCACGCTAGATATTTTATATCCAAGAGTGTCAAAGGTGAAAGCGCTAACAAAACTAAAACATGTTATCGTAACGGGAATAAAGGACTATCTTCCGTTCCCTAAAAACATGCTTTACCCTTTTGTTCAGAAAAAACAGTACGGAATTGTGGTGAAGGTGGAGCATAGTGGACAAAACCATTTGTTTACCGAAATCATTAAACAATCAGAAGCACAAACCATTGATGTAGCGATCAACCCTAACGAAGATCTTGCGTTGCTACAATATACTGGAGGCACAACAGGCTTTCCTAAAGGGGTTATGTTGACACACATGAATCTTGTTTCTAACACAATGATGAGTGTGAAATGGATGTATAAATGCAAAAAGGCACAGGAAAAGGTGATTGGTATTCTTCCGTTCTTCCATGTATACGGGATGACGGCGGTAATGAACCTTTCTATCATGCAGGCATTTGAAATGGTCCTTTTACCCAAGTTTGACCCTGAAACCACATTGAAAGCCATTCAAAAGGAAAAGCCAACCTTATTTCCTGGGGCACCGACCATCTATATCGCCCTTTTAAATCATCCTGATATTAAAAAGTATGATTTATCTTCCATAGATTCTTGTATCAGTGGATCTGCTGCACTTCCTGTTGAGGTGCAAGAGCAGTTTGAACGTGTAACAGGAGGAAAACTGGTGGAAGGATATGGACTCTCAGAAGCCTCTCCTGTAACACATGCCAATTTCCTTTGGGATGAAAGAGTGTCAGGAAGTATCGGGATACCTTGGCCAAATACAGAATCCGTCATACTTTCCATGGAAAATGGTGAACTGGCTCCGACTGGTGAAATTGGAGAAATTGCGGTAAGAGGTCCACAAATCATGAAAGGATATTGGAATCGTAAAGAAGAGACTGAAGCTGTTTTAAAAGATGGCTGGCTCCTAACCGGCGATTTAGGTTATATGGATGAACGCGGTTATTTTTACGTAGTGGATCGTAAAAAGGATATGATTATTGCCGGTGGATTTAATATTTACCCTCGAGAGATTGAGGAAGTATTATATGAACACGAAGAAATTCAAGAAGTTGTAGTCGCAGGAATTCCAGATGCTTACCGTGGCGAAACCGTTAAAGCCTATATCGTGAAAAAGGCCGGATCCAAGCTGACAGAAGAAGAATTGGACCAATATACCCGTAAACATCTTGCTGCCTACAAGGTCCCAAGATACTACGAGTTCAGAGATGAACTTCCAAAAACCGCCGTAGGAAAAATCCTCAGAAGAGCATTGGTGGAAGAAGAAAAGCAAAAAATAGCGAAGTGA
- a CDS encoding endonuclease MutS2, with protein sequence MQPRVLKVLEFNKVKDKLATFSASSLGKEKVAQLTPATNYEEVVKRQLQTDEAATVLRLKGEVPLGGITDIRGHVKRAEIGGTLNTHELLDIAGTIYAARKLDRFVESVLDEDISIPILKEYMDQLIIYPELERNIKNCIDEYGEVLDGASDKLRGIRQQLRSTESRVREKLESMIRSSNAQKMLSDAIITIRNERYVIPVKQEYRNSYGGIVHDQSSSGATLFIEPQQVVDLNNVLQEAKVKEKLEIDRILAELSAEVAEVARELLENVHILAEIDFMFAKAKYGKHIRGTKPEINNEKYIRLVQARHPLINEDEVVPNTIELGKDYTSIVITGPNTGGKTVTLKTLGLLTIMAQSGLHVPAQDGSEVGVFNAVYADIGDEQSIEQSLSTFSSHMVNIVDILKKVDHDSLVLFDELGAGTDPQEGAALAISILDEVYQRGACVIATTHYPELKAYGYNREGVVNASVEFDVDTLSPTYRLLIGVPGRSNAFEISKRLGLSMEVIDRAKEFVSEDSNKVENMIASLEASQKRAEEEWREAEKIRKTSQQLHEDLEQQMHELNEQRDKLYEKAAEKAEKMVEDAKEEAEKVIRELRKMRIEQHANVKEHELIDAKKRLEGAVPTVKKSAATKKQEVSNQTLEPGDEVKVMSLNQKGHLVQKTGDKEWQVQIGIMKMKVKTKDIQYVSRPKPVETKPLATIKGKDYHVSIELDLRGERFENALMRVEKYLDDATLAGYHRVSIIHGKGTGALRVGVQNYLKNHRSVKNYRFGEASEGGTGVTVVELK encoded by the coding sequence GTGCAACCGAGAGTTTTAAAGGTATTGGAATTTAATAAAGTAAAAGATAAATTGGCTACTTTTTCGGCATCTTCCTTAGGAAAAGAAAAAGTGGCCCAGCTGACGCCTGCCACCAATTATGAAGAGGTGGTAAAAAGACAGCTGCAAACAGACGAGGCAGCAACTGTTCTCCGCTTAAAAGGGGAAGTTCCGCTTGGAGGAATCACCGATATCCGTGGACATGTGAAACGCGCGGAGATCGGCGGGACATTGAACACTCATGAACTATTGGATATAGCGGGAACCATCTATGCTGCAAGAAAGCTGGACCGTTTTGTGGAATCTGTATTAGATGAAGATATATCCATTCCTATTTTAAAAGAGTATATGGATCAGTTAATCATCTATCCTGAACTTGAACGCAATATCAAAAATTGTATAGACGAATACGGGGAAGTACTTGATGGGGCTAGTGATAAGCTGCGAGGAATCCGTCAGCAATTAAGGTCGACTGAATCCAGAGTACGAGAGAAACTTGAAAGCATGATTCGTTCTTCCAACGCACAGAAGATGTTGTCAGATGCGATCATCACCATTCGTAATGAGCGTTATGTCATACCAGTAAAACAAGAATACCGCAATTCTTATGGCGGAATCGTTCATGATCAATCTTCATCTGGTGCGACATTGTTCATTGAGCCCCAGCAGGTGGTAGACCTAAACAATGTCCTGCAGGAAGCGAAGGTAAAAGAGAAGCTTGAAATAGATCGTATCCTTGCCGAACTTTCAGCTGAAGTGGCAGAAGTTGCCCGCGAGCTTCTTGAAAATGTTCATATTTTGGCGGAAATAGATTTTATGTTTGCTAAAGCAAAGTATGGAAAGCATATTCGCGGAACAAAGCCTGAGATCAATAATGAAAAATATATCAGGCTTGTTCAGGCAAGACACCCTCTAATCAATGAGGATGAGGTGGTCCCAAACACCATAGAGCTCGGAAAAGATTATACCTCTATCGTGATAACCGGTCCCAATACAGGTGGTAAGACCGTAACGTTGAAAACACTAGGTTTGTTAACGATTATGGCTCAATCCGGATTGCATGTACCCGCTCAAGACGGATCGGAAGTTGGTGTGTTCAACGCAGTTTATGCAGATATCGGTGATGAACAATCTATCGAACAAAGTTTAAGTACATTTTCTTCGCATATGGTTAATATTGTGGATATTCTTAAAAAGGTCGATCATGACAGCCTTGTTCTTTTTGATGAGCTTGGAGCAGGAACAGATCCTCAAGAAGGGGCCGCCCTTGCTATTTCCATTTTGGATGAAGTCTATCAACGCGGTGCCTGTGTCATTGCGACCACCCACTATCCTGAGCTGAAGGCTTATGGCTATAACCGGGAAGGCGTGGTAAATGCCAGTGTGGAATTTGATGTGGATACCCTAAGCCCTACGTATCGTTTGCTTATCGGGGTTCCAGGAAGAAGTAACGCGTTTGAAATATCCAAACGACTAGGCTTAAGTATGGAAGTTATTGACCGTGCCAAAGAATTTGTCAGTGAGGATAGCAACAAAGTGGAGAATATGATTGCTTCTTTGGAAGCTTCCCAAAAACGAGCGGAAGAAGAATGGAGAGAAGCAGAAAAAATAAGAAAAACATCACAACAACTTCATGAAGATCTCGAACAGCAAATGCATGAGTTAAATGAACAGCGTGATAAATTGTACGAAAAAGCAGCCGAAAAAGCCGAGAAGATGGTGGAGGATGCAAAAGAAGAAGCAGAAAAGGTTATCCGTGAGTTGCGTAAAATGCGCATAGAACAGCACGCCAATGTAAAAGAGCATGAATTGATTGATGCGAAAAAACGATTGGAAGGCGCTGTGCCTACCGTTAAAAAATCTGCTGCCACGAAAAAACAGGAAGTCAGCAACCAAACACTTGAACCTGGTGATGAAGTGAAAGTTATGAGTCTTAATCAAAAAGGGCATCTCGTACAAAAAACGGGAGACAAAGAATGGCAAGTTCAAATCGGCATCATGAAAATGAAAGTGAAAACGAAAGACATTCAATATGTTAGCAGACCAAAGCCCGTGGAAACAAAGCCACTCGCTACCATCAAAGGGAAAGACTATCATGTAAGCATCGAGCTTGACCTACGTGGTGAACGTTTTGAAAATGCACTCATGAGAGTGGAGAAATACTTAGACGACGCAACTTTAGCAGGCTATCACCGAGTTTCTATCATTCATGGTAAAGGAACAGGAGCATTGCGTGTTGGGGTGCAGAATTACTTGAAAAATCATCGTTCCGTCAAAAATTATCGATTTGGTGAGGCGTCTGAAGGTGGCACTGGTGTTACCGTCGTCGAACTGAAATAA
- a CDS encoding electron transfer flavoprotein subunit beta/FixA family protein yields MNIFVLLKRTFDTEERLTVSNGSINEDGAEFIINPYDEYAVEEAIQVRDTHGGEVTVVTVGSEEAEKELRTALAMGADKAVLINTEDDVENGDQFTTAKILAEFLKDKDADLIIGGNVAIDGGSGQVGPRVAELLDIPYVTTITKLEIEGGKATIVRDVEGDSEVIETTLPLLVTAQQGLNDPRYPSLPGIMKAKKKPLEELELDDLDLDEDDVEAKTKTLEIYLPPKKEAGRVLQGELDAQVKELVSALRNEAKVI; encoded by the coding sequence ATGAATATTTTTGTTTTATTAAAAAGAACATTTGATACGGAGGAAAGACTAACGGTTTCAAATGGCAGCATAAATGAAGATGGTGCAGAATTCATTATCAACCCATACGACGAATATGCGGTAGAGGAAGCAATTCAAGTAAGAGACACGCATGGCGGAGAAGTAACAGTGGTAACAGTTGGTTCTGAAGAAGCAGAAAAAGAACTTCGTACGGCGCTTGCGATGGGTGCTGACAAAGCGGTATTAATCAATACAGAAGATGATGTGGAAAATGGAGATCAATTTACTACGGCAAAAATTTTGGCAGAATTCTTAAAAGATAAAGATGCAGACTTGATTATCGGCGGTAATGTTGCAATTGACGGCGGTTCTGGTCAAGTTGGACCACGTGTAGCGGAACTATTGGATATTCCTTACGTTACAACTATCACGAAACTAGAAATCGAAGGCGGAAAAGCTACTATCGTGCGCGATGTAGAAGGTGATTCTGAAGTTATTGAAACAACCCTTCCATTGCTTGTAACAGCTCAACAAGGTTTGAACGACCCGCGCTATCCATCTCTTCCGGGGATCATGAAGGCAAAGAAAAAGCCTCTTGAAGAACTAGAACTAGATGATTTAGATCTTGATGAGGACGATGTAGAAGCAAAAACAAAAACGTTGGAAATCTATCTTCCACCGAAAAAAGAAGCAGGTCGCGTGCTTCAAGGGGAACTAGATGCACAAGTTAAAGAACTAGTTTCCGCACTAAGAAACGAAGCGAAAGTAATTTAA
- a CDS encoding CvpA family protein: MLDLIIIFLFIMGLIVGIRRGFIMQIVHLSGFIAAFVVAYMFYADLAPKLKLWVPMPSFGNAEFSMFFETISLDTAYYRAIAFAILFFGTRIAAQIIGSMLDFLSHLPILKQVNSWAGAVLGFVEVYLIVFIFLYIGALVPMEIVQSSISDSSMAKGIVENTPIFSEKLQELWSGYMASKQ, from the coding sequence ATGTTAGACTTGATTATTATCTTTCTATTTATTATGGGACTGATTGTTGGGATCCGCAGAGGATTCATTATGCAGATTGTCCATCTTTCCGGCTTTATAGCAGCATTTGTGGTTGCATATATGTTTTATGCTGATTTAGCCCCAAAGCTGAAGCTATGGGTGCCAATGCCGAGTTTTGGAAACGCAGAGTTTTCCATGTTTTTTGAGACAATAAGCCTAGATACAGCTTATTATAGAGCTATTGCTTTTGCCATCCTCTTCTTCGGTACCAGGATTGCGGCACAAATTATTGGTTCGATGCTGGATTTCCTTTCCCACTTGCCGATTTTAAAGCAGGTGAACAGCTGGGCTGGTGCGGTGTTAGGATTTGTGGAAGTTTATTTGATTGTCTTTATTTTCTTGTACATAGGAGCATTGGTTCCCATGGAAATTGTGCAATCCTCCATCAGTGATTCTTCCATGGCGAAGGGTATTGTGGAAAATACGCCGATATTCTCAGAAAAACTACAAGAGTTATGGTCCGGGTATATGGCAAGCAAACAATAA
- a CDS encoding enoyl-CoA hydratase — protein MEFLQMKVEDRIALITINKAPANALSSVVLKELSLLMDDLEKQEDVRVVLLHGEGRFFSAGADIKEFTTVETGEEFAELAKFGQDLFERMENFPKPIIAAIHGAALGGGLELAMGCHIRLVTKTAKLGLPELQLGLIPGFAGTQRLPKLVGSAKAFEMLFTSDTLTGEEAVQWGLANKAVDEEVLMDEALKMAKKIAQKGPISVASVIELSRFAKHEEFYQGVNREAQLFGKVFTSEDGKEGITAFMEKRAPEFKGK, from the coding sequence ATGGAATTCTTGCAAATGAAAGTAGAAGATCGAATTGCTCTCATCACCATCAACAAAGCCCCGGCGAATGCTTTGTCATCCGTAGTTTTGAAAGAGCTTTCATTATTGATGGATGACCTGGAAAAGCAAGAAGATGTAAGAGTAGTCCTGCTTCACGGGGAAGGGAGATTTTTCTCTGCGGGTGCGGATATTAAAGAGTTCACCACGGTGGAAACTGGGGAAGAATTTGCCGAACTTGCGAAATTTGGTCAAGATCTGTTTGAAAGAATGGAGAACTTCCCAAAACCGATCATCGCAGCAATACACGGTGCAGCCTTAGGTGGAGGCCTTGAGCTTGCAATGGGTTGTCATATCCGTTTGGTGACCAAAACAGCTAAATTAGGCCTACCGGAACTGCAACTAGGATTAATACCTGGTTTTGCCGGAACGCAGCGCCTGCCGAAACTGGTTGGCTCCGCAAAGGCATTTGAAATGCTTTTCACAAGCGACACATTGACTGGGGAAGAAGCCGTTCAGTGGGGACTTGCGAATAAAGCCGTCGATGAAGAAGTTTTAATGGATGAAGCTTTGAAGATGGCGAAAAAAATTGCACAAAAAGGACCAATATCGGTTGCTTCTGTTATTGAATTGTCCCGCTTTGCTAAACATGAAGAATTTTATCAAGGCGTAAACAGAGAGGCACAATTATTTGGTAAGGTCTTCACATCAGAAGATGGCAAGGAAGGTATTACAGCGTTTATGGAAAAAAGAGCTCCTGAATTTAAAGGGAAGTAA
- the polX gene encoding DNA polymerase/3'-5' exonuclease PolX has product MNKKQIVKWLETIATYMELKGENGFKVSAFRKAALALENDERSLSQIEDFTKLSGIGKGTAAVIHEILETGKSSVLEELQQEVPEGLITLLKLPGLGGKKIAKLYQELNVIDMASLKEVCEAGKVQALAGFGKKTEEKILAAIEEVGKRPDRLPISFMTPIAEQIEQFLATVEGIEEYSRAGSLRRYRETIKDLDFIISTTDPTKVREQLVKMDRVTEIIANGDTKVSIILKYDYDVSVDFRMVEPLSFTTTLHHFTGSKDHNVRMRQLAKDRGEKISEYGVENVETGEMKHFKTEEAFFRHFNLPFIPPEIREDGTEIDYALKHGEIPLVQLNDIQGDLHMHSTYSDGAYTIEEMIEANRAKGYKYMAITDHSQYLKVANGLTPERLRQQKEEIKKLNEKYDDITILSGVEMDILPDGSLDYDDELMEEMDIVIASIHSSFSQKREVIMDRLRKALENNHVDIIAHPTGRLIGRREGYDVDVEMLIQLAKETDTALELNANPNRLDLASHYVRLAQDAGVKLVINTDAHSIDMLEHMEVGVAAARKGWIKKDNVINTWSLDELKKFLTRHHT; this is encoded by the coding sequence GTGAATAAAAAACAAATCGTGAAATGGCTTGAAACGATTGCGACATATATGGAATTGAAGGGCGAGAACGGCTTTAAAGTTTCGGCGTTCCGAAAAGCAGCGCTGGCCCTTGAAAATGATGAGAGAAGCTTAAGTCAGATAGAGGATTTTACTAAGTTAAGCGGGATTGGAAAAGGAACTGCAGCGGTTATCCATGAAATTTTAGAAACAGGAAAGTCATCTGTTTTAGAAGAGCTTCAACAAGAAGTACCAGAAGGATTGATCACGCTATTAAAATTGCCTGGACTTGGCGGCAAGAAAATAGCGAAACTTTATCAAGAGCTGAACGTAATAGATATGGCAAGCTTGAAAGAAGTATGTGAAGCGGGAAAGGTGCAGGCGCTTGCAGGCTTTGGAAAAAAGACAGAGGAGAAAATTCTTGCTGCAATCGAGGAAGTGGGGAAACGTCCAGATCGTTTGCCTATTTCTTTCATGACGCCAATTGCAGAGCAGATTGAACAATTCCTTGCAACAGTGGAGGGAATAGAGGAATATTCCCGTGCAGGAAGCTTGCGCAGATACAGAGAGACAATTAAAGACTTGGACTTTATCATTTCTACAACAGATCCTACAAAGGTACGAGAGCAGCTTGTGAAAATGGATAGAGTGACAGAAATTATCGCCAATGGTGATACAAAAGTATCCATCATTCTAAAATATGATTATGATGTGTCGGTTGATTTCCGCATGGTCGAGCCACTAAGTTTCACGACAACCCTTCATCATTTTACCGGCTCAAAGGATCATAATGTCCGTATGCGCCAGCTTGCAAAAGACCGCGGAGAAAAAATTAGTGAGTACGGTGTGGAAAATGTGGAAACGGGAGAAATGAAGCATTTCAAAACGGAAGAAGCTTTTTTCCGTCATTTTAACCTGCCTTTCATCCCGCCTGAGATCAGGGAAGATGGTACGGAAATAGATTATGCATTGAAGCATGGAGAAATACCATTGGTGCAACTGAATGACATACAAGGAGATCTTCATATGCACTCCACCTACAGTGATGGTGCCTACACAATAGAAGAAATGATAGAAGCAAACCGTGCAAAAGGGTATAAATATATGGCAATAACGGACCATTCTCAATATTTGAAAGTGGCAAACGGATTGACGCCAGAACGCCTAAGACAGCAAAAGGAAGAAATTAAGAAACTTAATGAAAAGTATGATGATATTACGATATTATCCGGTGTGGAAATGGACATTCTTCCGGACGGCTCTCTTGATTATGATGACGAGTTAATGGAGGAGATGGATATTGTCATCGCATCCATTCATTCAAGCTTTTCGCAAAAGAGAGAAGTAATCATGGACCGCTTAAGAAAAGCATTGGAAAATAATCATGTAGACATTATCGCACACCCTACAGGACGGCTGATTGGACGCAGGGAAGGGTATGATGTGGACGTGGAAATGTTAATTCAGCTGGCAAAAGAAACTGATACGGCGCTTGAGCTCAATGCCAATCCAAACCGCTTGGATCTTGCGAGTCATTATGTCCGACTTGCACAGGATGCTGGTGTGAAGCTTGTCATTAACACAGATGCCCATAGCATCGACATGCTCGAACATATGGAAGTGGGAGTGGCAGCGGCAAGAAAAGGCTGGATCAAAAAGGACAATGTGATCAATACATGGTCGCTAGACGAGTTAAAGAAATTTTTAACACGACACCATACGTAA
- a CDS encoding cation:proton antiporter has protein sequence MHEGTPILVSIGVILLVLFVMGYVGGKVKIPGVILYIFLGLGIGTFISENELLYTASEIGIVLLFFLLGLEFPLKKLKKMATKVWKPGLLDVVLNFGISAVICLFFGLDLLTSFIIGGVLYATSSSISAKLLESTKRLANAESEYILAILIFEDIVAPIIVAVLIGLASDSGITGMDFMILLGKILLLTVVAMVIGRFGFTRLEKFFERLVGSDIFIMLTVGIALSYAGLALLLGLSEVLGAFLAGIMLAETKRSEAIEQVTLPVRDLLLPIFFMHFGTTIDLGEGVPYVGLLLTLVGWALLGKIFVGILGGRWYGLTKRVALRAGFSLTPRGEFSVVIATIATGAAKVFSSVFILTSAILGILIFILAPKLTNLFYEKKRVKKNIKLKVPG, from the coding sequence ATGCATGAAGGTACTCCGATACTTGTAAGCATAGGAGTCATACTACTCGTTCTATTTGTTATGGGGTATGTTGGGGGGAAAGTAAAAATCCCCGGCGTCATACTATATATATTTTTAGGACTAGGCATCGGAACATTCATCTCAGAAAACGAATTATTGTATACAGCCAGTGAAATTGGAATTGTTCTTTTGTTTTTTTTACTAGGGTTGGAATTCCCCTTGAAAAAACTAAAGAAAATGGCAACCAAGGTCTGGAAACCAGGCTTATTGGATGTTGTCTTAAACTTTGGGATATCAGCAGTTATTTGTCTATTCTTTGGACTAGACCTACTGACTTCCTTCATTATAGGAGGGGTCCTATATGCTACAAGCTCCTCAATTTCCGCCAAACTATTGGAAAGTACGAAAAGATTGGCAAATGCAGAGTCGGAATACATACTGGCAATCCTCATCTTTGAGGATATTGTAGCGCCAATCATTGTTGCAGTCCTAATAGGATTAGCCTCAGACAGTGGGATAACAGGGATGGACTTTATGATTCTTTTGGGTAAGATCTTGTTGTTGACCGTGGTAGCGATGGTAATTGGTCGCTTCGGTTTCACTCGCTTGGAGAAATTCTTTGAGCGGTTGGTTGGAAGTGATATCTTCATCATGCTAACAGTCGGGATTGCCCTTAGTTATGCAGGTCTGGCATTGTTACTTGGACTGTCAGAAGTATTGGGAGCATTTTTGGCAGGTATCATGCTTGCCGAAACGAAGCGCTCTGAAGCTATAGAGCAAGTTACCTTGCCAGTGAGAGATTTGCTGCTGCCTATATTTTTTATGCATTTCGGTACGACAATCGACCTTGGGGAGGGAGTGCCGTATGTAGGGTTATTGCTTACATTAGTTGGTTGGGCTTTGCTTGGAAAAATCTTTGTCGGAATACTTGGTGGAAGATGGTACGGGCTCACAAAACGGGTGGCGTTGAGAGCTGGTTTTTCATTAACCCCTAGAGGAGAATTTTCCGTTGTGATTGCAACTATTGCCACTGGAGCGGCGAAGGTTTTTAGCAGTGTATTTATCCTGACCTCAGCGATACTGGGGATTTTGATTTTTATTTTGGCGCCAAAATTGACGAATCTATTCTATGAAAAGAAAAGAGTTAAAAAGAATATAAAGCTGAAAGTTCCTGGCTAA